Proteins from one Aythya fuligula isolate bAytFul2 chromosome 11, bAytFul2.pri, whole genome shotgun sequence genomic window:
- the KIF23 gene encoding kinesin-like protein KIF23 isoform X3 yields MKAARAKTPRRPALKKPPAPGPKDPVGVYCRVRPLSRQDQECCIEVISETTVQIHPPDGYRVFRNGEYRETQYSFKEVFGTLVVQKDVFDVVAKPLVEDLIRGKNGLLFTYGVTGSGKTHTMTGSPGDGGLLPRCLDMIFNSIGPFQAKRFVFKLDDKNGVDVQCEVDALLERQKRDAMPVPKTPSGNRRQIDPEFADMINVQDHCKVDEVDEDNVYSVFVSYIEIYNNYIYDLLEEAPFEQIKPKPPQSKILREDQNHNMYVTGCTEVEVKSTEEAFEVFWRGQKKRRIANTQLNRESSRSHSVFIIKLAQAPLDADGDNVLQEKEQITLSQLSLVDLAGSERTNRTKAEGNRLREAGNINQSLMTLRTCIEVLRENQMYGTNKMVPYRDSKLTHLFKNYFDGEGKVRMIVCVNPKAEDYEESLQVMRFAEMTQEVEVARPVDRPLCGLTPGRRFRNQAFKEELARKLEMRGGPINGETEEQSASEIFLQSFPPLPSCELLDPNDDQTLPKLIEVLEKRHKLRQMLSDEFAKNVLAFKTTLQEFDSSVISKENYIQGKLSEKEKTIAGQKMELERLEKKIKTLEYKIEILEKTATIYEEDKRNLQQELESKSQKLQRQASDKRRLEARLQGMVAETTMKWEKECERRVAAKQLEMQNKLWVKDEKLKQLKAIVTEPKNEKPERPSRERDREKPIQRSVSPSPVPPSSNLITQVPSSQRLVSNPQVHRRSNSCSSISVASCVMEWEQKTPSHKHTGGTSNARSRQQEPEQSRDYNTSDRRRGMCWTGVIEVPRRRDELEIEEDQCCRNAPPVRLRHRRSRSAGERWVDHKPPSNLPTDTVMQPHVPHAITVAAASEKALAKCDKYMLTHQELASDGEIETKLIKGDVFKTRGGGQAVQFTEIETLKQESPTGRKRRSSPSNPDPAEDAADSEWTDVETRCSVAVEMRAGSALGPGYQHHAQPKRRKP; encoded by the exons aTGAAGGCGGC TAGGGCCAAGACGCCGCGGAGGCCGGCGCTGAAGAAGCCGCCAGCCCCCGGGCCCAAGGATCCCGTGGGG GTGTACTGCAGGGTGAGGCCGCTCAGCCGCCAGGACCAGGAGTGCTGCATCGAGGTGATCAGCGAGACCACGGTGCAGATCCACCCGCCCGATGGGTACAGGGTATTCCGCAACGGGGAGTACCGGGAG acGCAGTATTCGTTTAAAGAAGTGTTTGGCACCCTCGTTGTTCAGAAGGATGTTTTTGATGTGGTGGCTAAACCTCTGGTGGAAGATCTTATTCGTGGGAAAAACG GTCTCCTCTTTACCTATGGGGTGACAGGCAGTGGGAAAACACACACCATGACAGGGTCTCCTGGGGACGGAGGACTTCTCCCCCGGTGTTTGGATATGATCTTCAACAGCATAGGACCGTTCCAGGCCAAGAGATTT GTTTTTAAGCTTGATGACAAGAATGGTGTGGATGTTCAGTGCGAAGTAGATGCTCTATTAGAGCGACAGAAAAGAGATGCCATGCCTGTTCCAAAGACTCCATCTGGCAA CAGGCGCCAAATAGATCCAGAATTTGCTGATATGATAAACGTGCAAGATCACTGCAAAGTGGATGAAGTTGATGAAGATAATGTCtacagtgtttttgtttcttacatCGAGATCTACAACAACTACATATATGACCTCCTGGAGGAAGCTCCCTTCGAGCAGATAAAACCAAA ACCTCCACAATCCAAAATACTTCGTGAGGACCAGAATCACAATATGTATGTCACAGGATGCACAGAAGTAGAGGTGAAATCTACAGAAGAAGCTTTTGAAGTGTTTTGGAGAG gtCAAAAGAAGAGGCGTATTGCAAACACTCAGCTGAATCGAGAATCTAGCCGATCTCACAGTGTGTTTATTATAAAGTTGGCTCAGGCACCCCTGGATGCAGATGGAGATAATGTGCTGCAG GAGAAAGAACAGATCACTTTAAGCCAGCTGTCCTTAGTTGATCTCGCTGGAAGTGAAAGGACTAATAGAACAAAAGCTGAAGGGAACAGGTTGCGAGAAGCAG gTAATATTAATCAGTCACTAATGACATTAAGAACATGCATTGAAGTTCTACGGGAAAACCAGATGTATGGAACAAATAAG ATGGTTCCGTACAGAGATTCCAAGCTGACTCACCTCTTCAAGAACTATTTTGATGGTGAAGGAAAAGTGCGTATGATTGTATGCGTTAATCCTAAAGCTGAGGACTACGAAGAAAGCTTG CAAGTCATGCGTTTTGCCGAAATGACCCAGGAAGTGGAAGTGGCAAGGCCTGTTGATAGACCTCTGTGTGGCTTAACACCAGGGCGGCGCTTTAGGAATCAGGCCTTCAAAGAAGAACTTGCGCGGAAGTTGGAGATGCGGGGTGGCCCAATCAATGGAG aaacagaagagcaaTCTGCTTCTGAGatatttctgcagagctttcctccGTTGCCTTCATGTGAGCTATTGGATCCTAATGACGATCAAACACTTCCAAAGCTTATTGAAGTCCTGGAAAAACGCCATAAACTACGACAAATGTTGTCAGATGAATTTGCCAAAAATG TGCTTGCATTTAAGACTACGCTGCAAGAATTTGATTCCAGTGTTATATCCAAGGAAAACTATATTCAAGGAAAATtgtctgaaaaagagaaaacaatagCAGGACAGAAAATGGAGCTAGAACgtctggagaagaaaattaaaactttggAATACAAG atTGAAATTTTAGAGAAAACTGCTACAATTTATGAAGAAGACAAGCGTAATCTTCAGCAAGAACTGGAAAGCAAGAGCCAGAAACTGCAACGTCAGGCTTCTGACAAGCGTAGGTTGGAAGCACGACTGCAAGGCATGGTGGCAGAAACGACCATGAAATGGGAGAAGGAGTGT GAGCGTCGTGtagcagcaaagcagctggaAATGCAGAACAAACTTTGGGTCAAAGATGAGAAACTGAAGCAACTGAAGGCCATTGTTACTGAACCAAAGAATGAAAAGCCGGAGAGGCCTTCAcgagagagagacagagagaagcCTATTCAGAGATCTGTGTCTCCTTCACCAGTACCT CCTTCTAGTAATTTAATCACTCAAGTCCCTAGCAGCCAGCGGCTCGTGAGCAACCCCCAGGTGCACAGACGTTCTAATTCTTGTAGCAGCATTTCTGTGGCTTCCTGTGTTATGGAATGGGAGCAGAAAACCCCTTCGCACAAGCATACCGGTGGCACTTCTAATGCAAGGAGTAGACAACAAGAACCAGAACAAAGTAGAGACTATAACACCTCAGACAGAAGGCGAGGGATGTGCTGGACTGGAGTCATTGAGGTTCCCAGACGTAGAGATGAGCTAGAAATAGAAGAGGATCAATGCTGCAGG AACGCACCTCCGGTTCGTCTCAGGCACAGACGGTCGCGCTCAGCTGGGGAGAGATGGGTAGATCATAAACCACCTTCTAATCTGCCCACTGACACAGTCATGCAGCCACATGTCCCTCATGCCATCACGGTAGCGGCTGCAAGCGAAAAGGCACTAGCTAAGTGTGACAAGTACATGCTGACGCACCAGGAGCTAGCCTCTGATGGGGAGATTGAAACCAAACTAATTAAG GGTGATGTCTTCAAAACCAGGGGTGGTGGACAGGCTGTGCAGTTCACAGAAATAGAGACACTGAAGCAGGAATCTCCAACAGG TCGAAAGCGGAGATCGTCGCCTTCTAATCCTGATCCAGCAGAGGATGCTGCAGACTCTGAATGGACGGATGTGGAAACCAGA TGTTCTGTCGCCGTGGAGATGAGGGCAGGGTCTGCCCTTGGACCTGGGTATCAGCATCATGCTCAGCCCAA gCGAAGAAAGCCATGA
- the KIF23 gene encoding kinesin-like protein KIF23 isoform X2 translates to MKAARAKTPRRPALKKPPAPGPKDPVGVYCRVRPLSRQDQECCIEVISETTVQIHPPDGYRVFRNGEYRETQYSFKEVFGTLVVQKDVFDVVAKPLVEDLIRGKNGLLFTYGVTGSGKTHTMTGSPGDGGLLPRCLDMIFNSIGPFQAKRFVFKLDDKNGVDVQCEVDALLERQKRDAMPVPKTPSGKRQIDPEFADMINVQDHCKVDEVDEDNVYSVFVSYIEIYNNYIYDLLEEAPFEQIKPKWNSCNTPVRNGDFIPPQSKILREDQNHNMYVTGCTEVEVKSTEEAFEVFWRGQKKRRIANTQLNRESSRSHSVFIIKLAQAPLDADGDNVLQEKEQITLSQLSLVDLAGSERTNRTKAEGNRLREAGNINQSLMTLRTCIEVLRENQMYGTNKMVPYRDSKLTHLFKNYFDGEGKVRMIVCVNPKAEDYEESLQVMRFAEMTQEVEVARPVDRPLCGLTPGRRFRNQAFKEELARKLEMRGGPINGETEEQSASEIFLQSFPPLPSCELLDPNDDQTLPKLIEVLEKRHKLRQMLSDEFAKNVLAFKTTLQEFDSSVISKENYIQGKLSEKEKTIAGQKMELERLEKKIKTLEYKIEILEKTATIYEEDKRNLQQELESKSQKLQRQASDKRRLEARLQGMVAETTMKWEKECERRVAAKQLEMQNKLWVKDEKLKQLKAIVTEPKNEKPERPSRERDREKPIQRSVSPSPVPPSSNLITQVPSSQRLVSNPQVHRRSNSCSSISVASCVMEWEQKTPSHKHTGGTSNARSRQQEPEQSRDYNTSDRRRGMCWTGVIEVPRRRDELEIEEDQCCRNAPPVRLRHRRSRSAGERWVDHKPPSNLPTDTVMQPHVPHAITVAAASEKALAKCDKYMLTHQELASDGEIETKLIKGDVFKTRGGGQAVQFTEIETLKQESPTGRKRRSSPSNPDPAEDAADSEWTDVETRCSVAVEMRAGSALGPGYQHHAQPKRRKP, encoded by the exons aTGAAGGCGGC TAGGGCCAAGACGCCGCGGAGGCCGGCGCTGAAGAAGCCGCCAGCCCCCGGGCCCAAGGATCCCGTGGGG GTGTACTGCAGGGTGAGGCCGCTCAGCCGCCAGGACCAGGAGTGCTGCATCGAGGTGATCAGCGAGACCACGGTGCAGATCCACCCGCCCGATGGGTACAGGGTATTCCGCAACGGGGAGTACCGGGAG acGCAGTATTCGTTTAAAGAAGTGTTTGGCACCCTCGTTGTTCAGAAGGATGTTTTTGATGTGGTGGCTAAACCTCTGGTGGAAGATCTTATTCGTGGGAAAAACG GTCTCCTCTTTACCTATGGGGTGACAGGCAGTGGGAAAACACACACCATGACAGGGTCTCCTGGGGACGGAGGACTTCTCCCCCGGTGTTTGGATATGATCTTCAACAGCATAGGACCGTTCCAGGCCAAGAGATTT GTTTTTAAGCTTGATGACAAGAATGGTGTGGATGTTCAGTGCGAAGTAGATGCTCTATTAGAGCGACAGAAAAGAGATGCCATGCCTGTTCCAAAGACTCCATCTGGCAA GCGCCAAATAGATCCAGAATTTGCTGATATGATAAACGTGCAAGATCACTGCAAAGTGGATGAAGTTGATGAAGATAATGTCtacagtgtttttgtttcttacatCGAGATCTACAACAACTACATATATGACCTCCTGGAGGAAGCTCCCTTCGAGCAGATAAAACCAAA GTGGAACAGTTGCAACACTCCTGTGCGAAATGGTGACTTTAT ACCTCCACAATCCAAAATACTTCGTGAGGACCAGAATCACAATATGTATGTCACAGGATGCACAGAAGTAGAGGTGAAATCTACAGAAGAAGCTTTTGAAGTGTTTTGGAGAG gtCAAAAGAAGAGGCGTATTGCAAACACTCAGCTGAATCGAGAATCTAGCCGATCTCACAGTGTGTTTATTATAAAGTTGGCTCAGGCACCCCTGGATGCAGATGGAGATAATGTGCTGCAG GAGAAAGAACAGATCACTTTAAGCCAGCTGTCCTTAGTTGATCTCGCTGGAAGTGAAAGGACTAATAGAACAAAAGCTGAAGGGAACAGGTTGCGAGAAGCAG gTAATATTAATCAGTCACTAATGACATTAAGAACATGCATTGAAGTTCTACGGGAAAACCAGATGTATGGAACAAATAAG ATGGTTCCGTACAGAGATTCCAAGCTGACTCACCTCTTCAAGAACTATTTTGATGGTGAAGGAAAAGTGCGTATGATTGTATGCGTTAATCCTAAAGCTGAGGACTACGAAGAAAGCTTG CAAGTCATGCGTTTTGCCGAAATGACCCAGGAAGTGGAAGTGGCAAGGCCTGTTGATAGACCTCTGTGTGGCTTAACACCAGGGCGGCGCTTTAGGAATCAGGCCTTCAAAGAAGAACTTGCGCGGAAGTTGGAGATGCGGGGTGGCCCAATCAATGGAG aaacagaagagcaaTCTGCTTCTGAGatatttctgcagagctttcctccGTTGCCTTCATGTGAGCTATTGGATCCTAATGACGATCAAACACTTCCAAAGCTTATTGAAGTCCTGGAAAAACGCCATAAACTACGACAAATGTTGTCAGATGAATTTGCCAAAAATG TGCTTGCATTTAAGACTACGCTGCAAGAATTTGATTCCAGTGTTATATCCAAGGAAAACTATATTCAAGGAAAATtgtctgaaaaagagaaaacaatagCAGGACAGAAAATGGAGCTAGAACgtctggagaagaaaattaaaactttggAATACAAG atTGAAATTTTAGAGAAAACTGCTACAATTTATGAAGAAGACAAGCGTAATCTTCAGCAAGAACTGGAAAGCAAGAGCCAGAAACTGCAACGTCAGGCTTCTGACAAGCGTAGGTTGGAAGCACGACTGCAAGGCATGGTGGCAGAAACGACCATGAAATGGGAGAAGGAGTGT GAGCGTCGTGtagcagcaaagcagctggaAATGCAGAACAAACTTTGGGTCAAAGATGAGAAACTGAAGCAACTGAAGGCCATTGTTACTGAACCAAAGAATGAAAAGCCGGAGAGGCCTTCAcgagagagagacagagagaagcCTATTCAGAGATCTGTGTCTCCTTCACCAGTACCT CCTTCTAGTAATTTAATCACTCAAGTCCCTAGCAGCCAGCGGCTCGTGAGCAACCCCCAGGTGCACAGACGTTCTAATTCTTGTAGCAGCATTTCTGTGGCTTCCTGTGTTATGGAATGGGAGCAGAAAACCCCTTCGCACAAGCATACCGGTGGCACTTCTAATGCAAGGAGTAGACAACAAGAACCAGAACAAAGTAGAGACTATAACACCTCAGACAGAAGGCGAGGGATGTGCTGGACTGGAGTCATTGAGGTTCCCAGACGTAGAGATGAGCTAGAAATAGAAGAGGATCAATGCTGCAGG AACGCACCTCCGGTTCGTCTCAGGCACAGACGGTCGCGCTCAGCTGGGGAGAGATGGGTAGATCATAAACCACCTTCTAATCTGCCCACTGACACAGTCATGCAGCCACATGTCCCTCATGCCATCACGGTAGCGGCTGCAAGCGAAAAGGCACTAGCTAAGTGTGACAAGTACATGCTGACGCACCAGGAGCTAGCCTCTGATGGGGAGATTGAAACCAAACTAATTAAG GGTGATGTCTTCAAAACCAGGGGTGGTGGACAGGCTGTGCAGTTCACAGAAATAGAGACACTGAAGCAGGAATCTCCAACAGG TCGAAAGCGGAGATCGTCGCCTTCTAATCCTGATCCAGCAGAGGATGCTGCAGACTCTGAATGGACGGATGTGGAAACCAGA TGTTCTGTCGCCGTGGAGATGAGGGCAGGGTCTGCCCTTGGACCTGGGTATCAGCATCATGCTCAGCCCAA gCGAAGAAAGCCATGA
- the KIF23 gene encoding kinesin-like protein KIF23 isoform X1, whose product MKAARAKTPRRPALKKPPAPGPKDPVGVYCRVRPLSRQDQECCIEVISETTVQIHPPDGYRVFRNGEYRETQYSFKEVFGTLVVQKDVFDVVAKPLVEDLIRGKNGLLFTYGVTGSGKTHTMTGSPGDGGLLPRCLDMIFNSIGPFQAKRFVFKLDDKNGVDVQCEVDALLERQKRDAMPVPKTPSGNRRQIDPEFADMINVQDHCKVDEVDEDNVYSVFVSYIEIYNNYIYDLLEEAPFEQIKPKWNSCNTPVRNGDFIPPQSKILREDQNHNMYVTGCTEVEVKSTEEAFEVFWRGQKKRRIANTQLNRESSRSHSVFIIKLAQAPLDADGDNVLQEKEQITLSQLSLVDLAGSERTNRTKAEGNRLREAGNINQSLMTLRTCIEVLRENQMYGTNKMVPYRDSKLTHLFKNYFDGEGKVRMIVCVNPKAEDYEESLQVMRFAEMTQEVEVARPVDRPLCGLTPGRRFRNQAFKEELARKLEMRGGPINGETEEQSASEIFLQSFPPLPSCELLDPNDDQTLPKLIEVLEKRHKLRQMLSDEFAKNVLAFKTTLQEFDSSVISKENYIQGKLSEKEKTIAGQKMELERLEKKIKTLEYKIEILEKTATIYEEDKRNLQQELESKSQKLQRQASDKRRLEARLQGMVAETTMKWEKECERRVAAKQLEMQNKLWVKDEKLKQLKAIVTEPKNEKPERPSRERDREKPIQRSVSPSPVPPSSNLITQVPSSQRLVSNPQVHRRSNSCSSISVASCVMEWEQKTPSHKHTGGTSNARSRQQEPEQSRDYNTSDRRRGMCWTGVIEVPRRRDELEIEEDQCCRNAPPVRLRHRRSRSAGERWVDHKPPSNLPTDTVMQPHVPHAITVAAASEKALAKCDKYMLTHQELASDGEIETKLIKGDVFKTRGGGQAVQFTEIETLKQESPTGRKRRSSPSNPDPAEDAADSEWTDVETRCSVAVEMRAGSALGPGYQHHAQPKRRKP is encoded by the exons aTGAAGGCGGC TAGGGCCAAGACGCCGCGGAGGCCGGCGCTGAAGAAGCCGCCAGCCCCCGGGCCCAAGGATCCCGTGGGG GTGTACTGCAGGGTGAGGCCGCTCAGCCGCCAGGACCAGGAGTGCTGCATCGAGGTGATCAGCGAGACCACGGTGCAGATCCACCCGCCCGATGGGTACAGGGTATTCCGCAACGGGGAGTACCGGGAG acGCAGTATTCGTTTAAAGAAGTGTTTGGCACCCTCGTTGTTCAGAAGGATGTTTTTGATGTGGTGGCTAAACCTCTGGTGGAAGATCTTATTCGTGGGAAAAACG GTCTCCTCTTTACCTATGGGGTGACAGGCAGTGGGAAAACACACACCATGACAGGGTCTCCTGGGGACGGAGGACTTCTCCCCCGGTGTTTGGATATGATCTTCAACAGCATAGGACCGTTCCAGGCCAAGAGATTT GTTTTTAAGCTTGATGACAAGAATGGTGTGGATGTTCAGTGCGAAGTAGATGCTCTATTAGAGCGACAGAAAAGAGATGCCATGCCTGTTCCAAAGACTCCATCTGGCAA CAGGCGCCAAATAGATCCAGAATTTGCTGATATGATAAACGTGCAAGATCACTGCAAAGTGGATGAAGTTGATGAAGATAATGTCtacagtgtttttgtttcttacatCGAGATCTACAACAACTACATATATGACCTCCTGGAGGAAGCTCCCTTCGAGCAGATAAAACCAAA GTGGAACAGTTGCAACACTCCTGTGCGAAATGGTGACTTTAT ACCTCCACAATCCAAAATACTTCGTGAGGACCAGAATCACAATATGTATGTCACAGGATGCACAGAAGTAGAGGTGAAATCTACAGAAGAAGCTTTTGAAGTGTTTTGGAGAG gtCAAAAGAAGAGGCGTATTGCAAACACTCAGCTGAATCGAGAATCTAGCCGATCTCACAGTGTGTTTATTATAAAGTTGGCTCAGGCACCCCTGGATGCAGATGGAGATAATGTGCTGCAG GAGAAAGAACAGATCACTTTAAGCCAGCTGTCCTTAGTTGATCTCGCTGGAAGTGAAAGGACTAATAGAACAAAAGCTGAAGGGAACAGGTTGCGAGAAGCAG gTAATATTAATCAGTCACTAATGACATTAAGAACATGCATTGAAGTTCTACGGGAAAACCAGATGTATGGAACAAATAAG ATGGTTCCGTACAGAGATTCCAAGCTGACTCACCTCTTCAAGAACTATTTTGATGGTGAAGGAAAAGTGCGTATGATTGTATGCGTTAATCCTAAAGCTGAGGACTACGAAGAAAGCTTG CAAGTCATGCGTTTTGCCGAAATGACCCAGGAAGTGGAAGTGGCAAGGCCTGTTGATAGACCTCTGTGTGGCTTAACACCAGGGCGGCGCTTTAGGAATCAGGCCTTCAAAGAAGAACTTGCGCGGAAGTTGGAGATGCGGGGTGGCCCAATCAATGGAG aaacagaagagcaaTCTGCTTCTGAGatatttctgcagagctttcctccGTTGCCTTCATGTGAGCTATTGGATCCTAATGACGATCAAACACTTCCAAAGCTTATTGAAGTCCTGGAAAAACGCCATAAACTACGACAAATGTTGTCAGATGAATTTGCCAAAAATG TGCTTGCATTTAAGACTACGCTGCAAGAATTTGATTCCAGTGTTATATCCAAGGAAAACTATATTCAAGGAAAATtgtctgaaaaagagaaaacaatagCAGGACAGAAAATGGAGCTAGAACgtctggagaagaaaattaaaactttggAATACAAG atTGAAATTTTAGAGAAAACTGCTACAATTTATGAAGAAGACAAGCGTAATCTTCAGCAAGAACTGGAAAGCAAGAGCCAGAAACTGCAACGTCAGGCTTCTGACAAGCGTAGGTTGGAAGCACGACTGCAAGGCATGGTGGCAGAAACGACCATGAAATGGGAGAAGGAGTGT GAGCGTCGTGtagcagcaaagcagctggaAATGCAGAACAAACTTTGGGTCAAAGATGAGAAACTGAAGCAACTGAAGGCCATTGTTACTGAACCAAAGAATGAAAAGCCGGAGAGGCCTTCAcgagagagagacagagagaagcCTATTCAGAGATCTGTGTCTCCTTCACCAGTACCT CCTTCTAGTAATTTAATCACTCAAGTCCCTAGCAGCCAGCGGCTCGTGAGCAACCCCCAGGTGCACAGACGTTCTAATTCTTGTAGCAGCATTTCTGTGGCTTCCTGTGTTATGGAATGGGAGCAGAAAACCCCTTCGCACAAGCATACCGGTGGCACTTCTAATGCAAGGAGTAGACAACAAGAACCAGAACAAAGTAGAGACTATAACACCTCAGACAGAAGGCGAGGGATGTGCTGGACTGGAGTCATTGAGGTTCCCAGACGTAGAGATGAGCTAGAAATAGAAGAGGATCAATGCTGCAGG AACGCACCTCCGGTTCGTCTCAGGCACAGACGGTCGCGCTCAGCTGGGGAGAGATGGGTAGATCATAAACCACCTTCTAATCTGCCCACTGACACAGTCATGCAGCCACATGTCCCTCATGCCATCACGGTAGCGGCTGCAAGCGAAAAGGCACTAGCTAAGTGTGACAAGTACATGCTGACGCACCAGGAGCTAGCCTCTGATGGGGAGATTGAAACCAAACTAATTAAG GGTGATGTCTTCAAAACCAGGGGTGGTGGACAGGCTGTGCAGTTCACAGAAATAGAGACACTGAAGCAGGAATCTCCAACAGG TCGAAAGCGGAGATCGTCGCCTTCTAATCCTGATCCAGCAGAGGATGCTGCAGACTCTGAATGGACGGATGTGGAAACCAGA TGTTCTGTCGCCGTGGAGATGAGGGCAGGGTCTGCCCTTGGACCTGGGTATCAGCATCATGCTCAGCCCAA gCGAAGAAAGCCATGA